Genomic segment of Pseudomonas sp. CCI4.2:
TATCGGCCGTCCGGTATTCAAGTGGGCAAGATGCGCGTTCCACTGGGTGTGGTGGGGATTATTTACGAGTCGCGCCCCAACGTGACCATCGACGCAGCCAGCCTGTGCCTCAAGTCTGGCAATGCCACGATTTTGCGTGGCGGCTCCGAAGCCATTCACTCCAACCGTGCGATTGCTGCCTGCATCCAGCGCGGTTTGGCAGCGGCCGATCTGCCGGCTGCGGTGGTTCAGGTCGTCGAAGTCACCGACCGCGAAGCGGTTGCCGCGTTGATCACCATGCCGGAGTACGTTGACGTTATTGTTCCGCGCGGCGGCAAAGGCTTGATCGAGCGCGTCAGTCGGGACGCCCGGGTGCCGGTTATCAAGCACCTGGACGGTATTTGTCACGTCTACGTGAGTGCTTATGCGGACCTGACCAACGCCCAAAATATCTGCTTCAACGCCAAGACCTACCGTTATGGCATTTGCGGCGCGATGGAAACCTTGCTGGTCGATGCCGCTGTGGCGGCTGATTTTCTTCCGCCAATGGCCGCGCAACTGCGGGAAAAAGGCGTTGAATTGCGCGGTTGCGAGCGCACGCAAGCGTTGATCGACGCAATTCCAGCTACAGAAGAAGACTGGCACACCGAATACCTGGCGCCGATTTTGTCGATTCTGGTCGTGGATGGCCTGGATCAAGCTATCAAACACATCAATCACTATGGGTCGCACCATACTGACGCCATCGTCACCGAAAATCAGGCTCAAGCCCGGCGTTTCCTGGCTGAAGTGGACTCCAGTTCAGTCATGGTCAACGCACCTACCAGCTTCGCCGATGGCTTTGAATACGGATTGGGTGCCGAGATTGGCATTTCTACTGATAAGCTGCACGCCCGTGGCCCGGTTGGCCTTGAAGGCCTGACCTGCGAAAAGTACATCGTGATCGGCGACGGTCACCAGTTACGTGGCCAAGGACCTGCCTGACTTGGCCGAGCCTGAAAAGCTTGCGGCGGCGAAACCACCCCCCCCTATGCCGCGACGCATCGGCGTGTTGGGTGGCACTTTCGATCCGGTGCACATTGGCCATTTGCGAGGTGCACTGGAAGTGGCCGAGCTGCTTGAACTCGATGAGTTACGCCTGACACCCAGTGCCAGGCCACCTCATCGCGATACCCCGAGCGTGAGCGCGCAGGACCGTCTGGCGATGGTTCAATGCGCGGTAGCCGGGGTGTCACCTTTGACGGTGGATGACCGTGAATTAAAGCGGGACAAACCGTCGTACACCATCGACACCCTGGAACTGATGCGGGCCGAGTTGGCCGCAGATGACCAGTTATTCCTATTATTGGGTTGGGATGCCTTTTGCGGGCTGCCGACCTGGCATCGTTGGGAAGAACTGCTGGAGCACTGCCATATCGTGGTGCTGCAACGTCCGGACGCTGACAGCGAGTCGCCTGACGCCATGCGAAATCTGCTGGCAGGGCGTGCAGTCAGTAATCCGAAGGCCCTTAAAGGGCCGGGTGGAAAGATTACATTCGTCTGGCAGACGCCGTTATCGGTGTCT
This window contains:
- a CDS encoding glutamate-5-semialdehyde dehydrogenase, giving the protein MTESVLDYMTRLGRAAREASRVIGRASTAQKNRALQATAAALDDARAELSAANELDLASGRANGLSAAMLERLALTPARIDSMIVGLRQVTNLPDPIGSIRDMSYRPSGIQVGKMRVPLGVVGIIYESRPNVTIDAASLCLKSGNATILRGGSEAIHSNRAIAACIQRGLAAADLPAAVVQVVEVTDREAVAALITMPEYVDVIVPRGGKGLIERVSRDARVPVIKHLDGICHVYVSAYADLTNAQNICFNAKTYRYGICGAMETLLVDAAVAADFLPPMAAQLREKGVELRGCERTQALIDAIPATEEDWHTEYLAPILSILVVDGLDQAIKHINHYGSHHTDAIVTENQAQARRFLAEVDSSSVMVNAPTSFADGFEYGLGAEIGISTDKLHARGPVGLEGLTCEKYIVIGDGHQLRGQGPA
- the nadD gene encoding nicotinate-nucleotide adenylyltransferase; this translates as MPRRIGVLGGTFDPVHIGHLRGALEVAELLELDELRLTPSARPPHRDTPSVSAQDRLAMVQCAVAGVSPLTVDDRELKRDKPSYTIDTLELMRAELAADDQLFLLLGWDAFCGLPTWHRWEELLEHCHIVVLQRPDADSESPDAMRNLLAGRAVSNPKALKGPGGKITFVWQTPLSVSATQIRHLLASGKSVRFLVPDAVLAYIDAHGLYHAPNTEGSL